Genomic window (Magnolia sinica isolate HGM2019 chromosome 6, MsV1, whole genome shotgun sequence):
TGGGGATTTGTAGTTTGTGCCACGGATGGTCGTGATCCCTCGATTGGTGGCGACGACCAAGATGGGGGCCATGTCATTTTCTAATGCACGGTTTAAGAACGAGAAGCACTCGATGTCGAGCATGTGCACCTCATCAATGAATAGGACGCCGGAGACAATCTCGGCCTTCCCTTCTTCCCTCCACTCTGCAACCTTCGTGTCAATCTGTTCCCTCACTTCAGCACGGATTTCACCAGTGTCACCAGTGAAGAGCGCTAAAAATCCTTGCGTTCTGCTGTTGATAAAATCAATCTCATGCAGTGTAACGTAGTGCACGACCTCCTTCCTCTTCTGCAACTCCCCATCAGGGCACTGCACGACCTTTGTCTGTGGGCCCATAGCGTCGTACTCACTCGACCTAGCAAAGGACCAACCGAGCTTCGTGATCTTCCCTGACGCCTTGTCGATCACCACAACATCCCCGCTCTGGCCCTTCTCCTTCCCCAGCGCCTCGATCATCTTGGCGCCGAGGTCATAGACAGTCTCCATCTCGGTCGTCTTAAGAGTGAGCTTGCCGGTCTTGGACGCAGCATCGGCTACAGCGGGGCGGTCGATCTGTACCTCGACGACCTCGCCCTCGATGGCCTCGGTCTCTTCCTTGATGCGGACGCCAATGGCACGGCGGAGGCCTGGGCGAGAGCCTCGGTCTTGGAGATTTCGAGGGAGAAGAGCTCGGAGGCGGAGATGGAGGCGAAGGGAGTGTCAGGGCCGAGGGATTTGGCGATGCCGGTCTTGCCGGTGCCGGGCTGGCCAGCGATCTTGCCTTGCTGGATCATGTTGAGGATGAGACCGGCAGCCTTGCGAGCGGAGGGCTGACCGACCATGCCCTGGGAGACGGAGCGGGGGTTGAGGGAGGAGTCGAGGCCCAGGCCTCTGATGTGAGAGTGAGCCCCGATACGCTCGATGCGGGTCAGATCCCTGCTTTCGGAAAGCTTCAGGTCCGCCATTGAAGGCTGGATTGActgattttgagagagagagagagagagagagagagagagagagagagagagagagagagagagagagagagatgaggctTTAGGgtttaggggccgtttggatgcctgtaacttgtgtaaaatgtaagaaagttacaggtgactttcttacagttagtgtttgggggagaaatatTACAGGCAACAAAGTCTCAACCTGTAACTTTCTATAAGgtaagattgcaagaaatgtAACAGAGAAATTAGGTGTTTTTCAAGTCACAGGTTACTTTGTTACAGGCAACGGCTATCCATTTCGAATTTGAGAGAGGGTGGTGGAAACGCAGCTGCATTGAAAGTGCACCTACCTGCTCTGACccaacgtctctctctctctctctctctctctctctctctctctctctctcagcgtctccttccctctctgCTCTGGCAAGGGTATAAGAGGGAGATACTGAAGATTCCCATATGGGCTGTTGCTACGACTCGCAATGTTGTCTTTGCATATTGGGTAGCGATGATTGTGAATGTTGCCATGAAGTTCACGGTCTGAGCCCTGGCTGCCTTTAGCACCATTTCCAGATTTACCTTGTCTTCATCTTCCCTTCATTTTTGTTCCTCCATATATATGACCAAAGTCCCAAAAATTCTTATAAAAGGGAGAGATTGAAGATTCCTATATGGGTTGTTGCTACGACTGGCAACGTTGTCTTTGCATATTGGGTGGTGAACGTTGCCATGAAGTGCACGGTCGGGGGCCATGGCTGCCTTTAGCACCATTTCCAGATTTACCTTGTCTTCATCTTTCCTTTGTTTTCGTTCTTGCATATATACAACCAAAGTCCCGAAAATTCTTATAAGAGGAAGAGATTGAAAATTCCTATATGGGCTGTTGCTGTGACCTGCAATGTTGTCTTTGCCTATTGGGTGACGATGATCATGAATGTTGCCATGAAGTGCACGGTCTGGGCCATGGTTGCCTTTAGCACTACTTTCAGATCTACCTTGTCTCCTTTTGTTTTTGTTCTTGCATATATATGACCAAAGTCCCAAAATTTTTTATAAGAGGGAGAGATTGAAGATTCCTATATGGGTTGTTGCTACGACTCACAATGTTGTCTTTGCATATTGTTGCCATGAAGTGCACGGCCTGGGGCATGGCTGCCTTTAGCACCATTTCCATATTTACCTTGTCTTCATCTTCCCTTTGTTTTTGTTCTTGCATATATACGACCAAAGTTCCGAAAATTCTTATAAGATGGAGAGATTGAAGATTCCTATATGGGTTGTTGCTATAACTCGCAACATTGTCTTTGCATATTGGGTGACAATGATCATGAATGTTGCCATGAAGTGCATGGTCGGCCGTAGCTGCCTTTAGCACCATTTCCAGATTTACCTTGTCTTCATCTTCCCTTTGTTTTTGTTCTTGCATATATACTGCCAAAGTCCTGAAAATTCTTATAAGAGGGGGAGATTGAAGATTCCTATATTGCTACGACTCGCAACGCTGTCTTTGCATATTGGGCGGCGATGATCATGAATGTTGCCATGAAGTGGACAGTCTAGGCCATGGCTGCCTTCAGCACCATTTCCAGATTTtacttcatcttcatcttccctAATAACATCAACAATACTTATGGCTTGTGCAAGTCTTGTGATGAAAAAGTCTCAAATGCATCTCTTTGTGGggtgttttgtttttattttaaagatgaaTGTCAACGCGATTTAAGGAAAATTGCGACTTGTTTGCATGGTTATCAACCGATTCTTATAattctagttttaaaaaaaaattccggATCATATGCTGCTGGGAAGCATGGAGTTGTCTGGCAATTTTATTGGGCCATGTCATCACTAATGATGTCATTTAAACAGTGCTGATGTCGTCAGTGATGACATGGCCCAATGAAAATGCAGGGAATGTAAATCACTGCTTCCCTACAACACAAATCTCGCATCATCTTCTCATGTGCAGGCAAGCCTCCATTCATGTGTTTTATCTTTGCATTCTTTTACCATTTTCATTTGCCAATGATCTCTCAATTTGCATTGTCCTTGCTCCTCAAACTaaacattaaataaaaataataattatattttctATGGTTTTGTGAGTCAAGGTCTTCAGAGATGCGGAAGAAGTTGTAGATTCAGATGGATGAACTATCTGAGACCCGACATCAAGAGTGGCAACATCGAACCAGACGAAGAGGATCTTATCGTTAGACTCCATACACAACTGGGAAACAGATGGTCTCTCATTGCCAAACATCTGACGGGCCGAAGTGATAATGAAATCAAGAACTACTGGAATAACCATCTCAGAAAGAAACTCAAACACCAGGAAACCGATCACAATGCCAACAAGAGAGTTTGTGGTGGTCTTGAAGACAAGCTTGTAATTGGGTCTTCCAGCCATGGAGGAGGAAATGAACTTGGTAACGACGTTTTGGAAATTTTACAAAGTGTTTATACTAGGTTttttgaagatgatgatgatgttcaaGGCCTTGATGTTCTAAACGATCGCAAGCTGGAGAAGATTTATGAAGAGTTTTCAGAGCTCTTAAAAGAAGATGAAAGCAAGTGCAGCTAGATCCATTTGCTGAATCTGTATAGACGAGATTATGATGATGAAGAATACGACGAACCATCGGAGATTTGGGTTTTCCTAGCTATATCGATTGTTTTCTTTAATATCAGGTGTCTATCTTCTCTTCTATTTCATctatgtttgtttgtttgtttttttttttttttttttaatcaaaggaattGTCAAACATGCTTATTGATCGAAGGGAATAACTTGTTGTTGTCAAACACCTGAAATTAATTAGGAACTGTTTTGTATAATTCCCATTTTTATATGCCCTTAAATAAGCTGATAAAgcggatgtacggcgtggataagcaTATAACATGGTGTCCCACAGAGTTCACTCAGTACGCTACAATTCGGGCGCGGATTTTCCTGCGCATggattatgggtggggcccatcggGGATGTTTTTGAgtaatccatcccgtccatacgttttttgatctcattttagtgcGGGATGTGAAGAATGAGATGTATCAAAcactcaggtgaaccacacgagaggaaacagtgggaattcggTGAAAACCGTTGAAGCATAGCtatgaccataaaagttttgtagaAGGCTATATTTTtagctttttcacttcatcacattgggaatgaccttataaacggtctggatagcatataaacatcaaggtggagccatgaaggtttcaacggtagtaatttcttttcctaattttccttatcgtgtgacctacttgagtcttctatccacctcatttttagttgaacgtcctaaaatgagctcgtcaagcggatgaacggaatggatttcttacatactttatagtggcctcacccaagatcctgaacttcctgcaaaaggctttagcaAGAAATCGGCGTCTCTATTACGCAATCTCCGCTCGTTTTAATAGGCTTTctaacgaaatcggattgcgtactgagttactcagtacacttttatcgtactgagtaaacttagttgggcctgCCTTTAATGTATGTagcctatccacgccgtccattagtttttccatctaatttaagggcttgagcctaaaattgaagcatatccaaggatcaagtggatcataccacagtaaacagtcgggataatgatttccaccgttgaaaccttgccaggccctacattgatgtttatttgtcatccaagctgttcataagatcacacggacatgaatgaagggaaatacCAGATATAAGCTTGATGTCCCAGAATTTATCAAGGATAGTCGTTTAATTCAACTGAGTCTACCCTTTCTAACCTTCTTTTTCAAAGTCAACAAATAAAcaacaggaaaacagtggtaacAGTTTCTCACAACGCGATCCGCTACCCTTTCtaaccttctttcttttttcaacgAAGAAAACATAACTTCGGGTCCTCTCAGAGTTCGTTCCGCATCTGTCGCGAGTCAGGAACTATCAGGTTTCGCAATCTCAGCTCGTTTTAATCGCGAGTCAGGAAAAATTTTAATGGTTcaaattcaactctaaaaatcaaaagtCTGAATTATTAATGAAGATCAGTTATGAGAGAATAGCTTATTTATGACTTGTAATGGAAATATGATTATTCAAATCATCAGaacatctcagcatgtgggctccAGTGGCAGCGGCACATGGTAGATCCTGAGTCGCGACGGAAGCAAAACGAATTCTCCTTCTTCCACGTCATTGTATGCTCGCCTGATAACAGTGTCCACGGCTAAGATTGACAAAGTTGCAATAAAAATAACCTCAAATACCCACTGTGTGTATCCAACTGCGTTATCTTGATTTTCTGACTTAGCTACATACGTCGTGGGGCACTCTTGATGAGCGGCCTGGATCTGATAAAACTGTTTCACTTTGTCACATATGGGGCTCGCATCTGGCCTTTGCATGGATGCTTGTTGTATAAggggcggattaggtgtggccctgcCTCACCCAGGATGGTGCTGCCCTCAtcgtggggcctgccttgatgcatGTAATCTATATTCACGCCGTTGATGAGCTCGAAAATAatcagatccaatctcaagtggaccatatcatcggATACagcggtgattgactattaaaaacttaccataagccacaaaagctttggatcatttcAACCAAGTGTATCtaaccttattaacgggttggggacgtggattagctactgaacccggCAGTTGCGAGTCTCGTTACTGAAGTAATGTCATCacgttctttgggcccaccataatgtatgtgttgtatccacaccattcatctgcttggagagatcattttaatggcatgagccaaataattaggtagatccaaagttccaGTAGACCCACCGTAGAAAACGGTGGTgatagtgatgcccaccgttgaaaccttcatagggcccagcaagatgtttatttgagattcaacctgtttataagttaacgcagacatggaataagggaaaacacaaatatcatcttgaccgaaaacttccgtggcccgaaggagtttttaacggtaggcgttaaatccccactgtttgctgtggtgggatccacttgagctttggatctacctaaatGTTTGATTCATACCATACGGAGTAAAAAAACCCCAAGTGCAGGTTTTCTAGAAAAATCGATCTTCCTTGCTTTCATTTTTAAGTAATCGAAGAATGTGTTTGGTGTAGAAGTGCTGGGATTTTATCTGGCCGTGCACGTCGGAAAAGTCAGATCGGTGGACGTTATATCCTTCAGATAATGTGTTGGGAGCTTTTACACTGGACAAActatgttataaaaaaaaaaaaaaaaaaaaaattccctttCTCATGACCAACTATTGAAAGATAATTAATGGGATTTTGATTGGTATcattgtatggtcaaattcttgAAAGAGATTCGACCTTCCGAATATCCTGAAGGTAGCCTTCTGGTCAAATTACCCTTGTCCTTAGTTCAATAGTTGTACGGGTTTTTAGTAAATAAGAAGTTACATCTTATTTAATGTTGAGAAAGTGATGTGGACAGAAGGCTTTTGTTGgtgtgggcaaggcccaactcatggggcctacattgatgtatgtatctaatccatgctgcccatccttttgtcgtatcattttagggctagggcccaaatatcagcccgatccagagctcatgtgggcctcgtaatagaaaataatagtgacaatagcacccactgttgaaacttttcaggctcattgtaatgtttgttagaagtggacactacccaagtcaggactttttgggctcataatgagctggctgacaaggtagatggaacggatcaccccgTTATGAGCGTCAActcttattatttaaaaataatcaaattattaattacatcaacctgacaaccacaacccttattacattacaaccacgacccttaccatgttACATGAGTAAGGGTCGAGctcgtcatgttatatgggtcgtagttgtgttgtcatgggtcatggttgtcatgttataagggtcgtgggTCCTGTCATGATTTCTATGTCGAATCCAATCCagccattggatttagaatttaatttaacgtcatgagttaaaaaatgaatTACATCCAAAAATGTTATGAATTTcattactttctatggtgtggtccataagagcctttgatatgccttgtttttgggcttattccttaaaatgatctttcaaaatgaatggacgacgataataaaatatatacatcggAGTGGGCCCAAGAAGACTATCCATCTGTACATAGGTTCGGTTAGTAGGCCACCCTCGGATCTCATAATTAGTCTAAAATGGATGCATATTCACATATATACATGGATGAGCAACGCTTTTACAGGCACGTGGAATATTTAGCCAACCTACTCAAAGAACAAAAGCCCAATTACgtgacctatatatatatatatatatatatatatatatatatatatatggtcttaCCCTTGGATGGTGTATGGACAACAAATTCAACTATTTCAACCTTTTTGAGAGTATATAATAAGAACTCTCCTTTAAAATAATTTGGTATCCCCCATCAAAGGTGTGACCCCatcacataaacggtttggatccctCAAAGGAAGGTAGATCCAGCGGCTAAAGTCCCTGCATGTACTATTGTAATGCGGGTTGCATGTATTCGGGCTAGTCGCCAGGTCACCAGGGATATCCCTCGTGCCACGacaattagagttgtacatgagcagAGTATGCTCggttactcgctcgactcgactcgaaattacTCGACTCGTTAGGAGTTAGAGCCGAGTACGGTCAGTTTTTTAAGACTCGTTTTAATTTCGAGTAGAGTACGAGTAAGGCGGTACTCGACTCGATACTCGATACTTGACTCGTCAAAAACATGTGCTCCCACTGGATGAATGCCCTCAaccaaatatatgagttttgtgcTTATAAAGCGAGA
Coding sequences:
- the LOC131249553 gene encoding transcription repressor MYB5-like, with the translated sequence MNYLRPDIKSGNIEPDEEDLIVRLHTQLGNRWSLIAKHLTGRSDNEIKNYWNNHLRKKLKHQETDHNANKRVCGGLEDKLVIGSSSHGGGNELGNDVLEILQSVYTRFFEDDDDVQGLDVLNDRKLEKIYEEFSELLKEDESKCS